A portion of the Phyllobacterium zundukense genome contains these proteins:
- a CDS encoding GNAT family N-acetyltransferase, with amino-acid sequence MDRDPDVTKFIPGPWNDPEKHERFLRNRIENSLGDGLGYWSIFPRDRPGQFLGWILLIPYDGSGPEIEIGWRLNRLSWGKGYATEAAKPIVEHAFEALRLSRIVADINPGNIPSMRVAEKIGLKYIGDDHHGGTPCKSYLMTIEDFTQPSSG; translated from the coding sequence ATGGATCGCGACCCAGACGTGACAAAATTTATACCGGGACCATGGAATGACCCTGAGAAACACGAGCGCTTTCTCCGAAATCGGATTGAGAACTCCTTGGGAGATGGCCTCGGCTACTGGTCAATTTTCCCACGAGATCGACCTGGTCAATTTCTGGGTTGGATACTTCTGATCCCGTACGATGGATCAGGTCCGGAAATAGAAATTGGATGGCGTCTGAATAGGCTGTCATGGGGCAAGGGCTATGCAACCGAGGCAGCAAAACCCATCGTAGAACATGCATTCGAAGCTCTTCGGCTCTCTCGCATCGTTGCGGACATCAACCCGGGCAATATTCCCTCCATGCGAGTGGCTGAGAAAATCGGGTTGAAGTATATCGGCGATGACCATCACGGAGGCACGCCCTGCAAATCCTACTTGATGACGATCGAGGATTTTACCCAGCCCTCATCTGGTTAA